In Sulfolobales archaeon, the following are encoded in one genomic region:
- a CDS encoding glycoside hydrolase family 38 C-terminal domain-containing protein — protein sequence MSLRSLSGIRTKLFYIDAASTIRFLKVGLEPCSDNSSEYCGVLEFSDGDGFLFVDIEGEGTLTINKDLVHAIFRTPDSSHDNRFIPLPPGRNFIRISPSMEGPFGERLLSIRGAYLYVKEPVSFRFVVRASLLTDLAEYTGDLSLLEVLNKALDMIDVRGVSEEQLEAVSTYSVVKPPFYIKWKKYYDIRLDPDVKPLNPHDLSEMARKAHEVLDRELDRIVREVSGPEGVLHAVAHAHIDVSWLWTPDVSRKKLVRTLGNVLSLARSYEMRFALSNSLYLKWLREEDPELYRRVLDAVREGVIIPVGGMWVESDTNVIGGESLVRQFLYGQRFLMEEIGRITEIGWLPDSFGYTGSMPQILRKSGIKIFFIHKLYWNKMNRFPYSVFLWEGIDGSQIITVNYATYGSDLSPKQIVQAWRDHTSPEAPAFIAFGFGDGGGGPTWIMMERIKTYSRVPGAPRIILSDPYKYYESIKNVKLPVWRGELYLETHRGTYSTGSKIKRYIRLIEESLKDLEVISFIRGKCVDYKDLWLELLEAEFHDIASATLIREAYDHYIARLENLLRRINDEIRRISKEIILREGGVTVFNTLPWEREDVVPGRIRGSIQQIIDGVVYSLVKVPPLGFKSFEEGEGSHAEDLYADESRIRNNMIEVSADGRVRDLVSEIDLVKRSYIIACEDIPAEWDGWDIDPWYKRVCTELKPRSSKISERGPLRACLDIEYSYEDSSFTEKICVWRHSRRVDMILRGFIRERLTLFRKLFELGFEPTDARAEIPYGVIRRSIRAENPWEDAKFEFPVWRWLDVYSSAYGLAIFNKGRAGHSIDGGVVGLTLFKTPLFPNPHLDMGYVEVEYSIYPHEGDWMRAEIPRRALEYHRPLIASRGFSGERSLLKIDKPNILLETIKCAENARGFIARMWESYGGETVLDIEGVETDLIEMHENRVRKLYFKPFEIKSVMIRI from the coding sequence ATGTCTTTAAGAAGTCTTTCAGGGATTAGAACCAAGCTATTCTACATTGATGCAGCATCTACTATTAGATTCTTAAAGGTGGGTTTAGAACCTTGTAGTGATAATTCTTCAGAATACTGTGGTGTTCTAGAGTTTTCTGATGGAGATGGTTTTCTATTTGTAGATATCGAGGGTGAAGGTACTCTCACTATAAACAAGGATCTTGTTCACGCAATTTTTAGAACACCTGATTCAAGTCATGACAATAGATTCATACCACTCCCTCCTGGAAGAAACTTTATTAGAATATCACCATCTATGGAAGGTCCTTTCGGTGAGAGACTTCTTTCTATAAGAGGTGCATACCTATATGTTAAAGAACCCGTCTCATTTAGATTCGTTGTTAGAGCTTCTCTACTGACAGATCTGGCTGAGTATACAGGGGATCTATCTCTTCTAGAGGTTTTAAACAAGGCATTAGACATGATTGATGTGAGAGGTGTTTCAGAAGAACAGTTAGAAGCTGTGTCAACATATAGTGTTGTGAAGCCTCCTTTCTATATAAAATGGAAGAAGTATTATGATATAAGACTAGATCCCGATGTGAAACCTCTTAATCCTCATGATCTATCTGAGATGGCTAGAAAAGCTCATGAGGTTCTCGATAGAGAACTTGATAGAATTGTGAGAGAAGTATCAGGACCTGAAGGAGTTCTACATGCTGTAGCTCATGCTCATATAGATGTCTCGTGGTTGTGGACTCCTGATGTGTCTAGAAAGAAGCTTGTGAGAACTCTTGGAAACGTGCTCAGCCTGGCGAGAAGCTATGAGATGAGATTTGCACTGTCAAACTCTCTCTATCTGAAATGGCTTAGGGAAGAGGATCCAGAGCTCTACAGGAGAGTATTAGATGCTGTGAGAGAAGGAGTTATAATACCTGTAGGTGGTATGTGGGTTGAGAGTGATACTAATGTGATCGGCGGAGAATCTCTTGTGAGGCAGTTTCTCTATGGACAGAGATTTTTAATGGAGGAGATCGGAAGAATCACTGAGATAGGTTGGCTACCTGATTCTTTCGGCTATACAGGGTCTATGCCTCAGATCCTTAGAAAATCAGGTATAAAGATCTTCTTTATACACAAGCTTTACTGGAATAAAATGAATAGATTTCCTTATTCAGTATTTCTATGGGAAGGTATTGATGGAAGCCAGATCATAACTGTTAACTACGCTACCTACGGAAGCGATCTTTCTCCAAAACAGATTGTACAAGCTTGGAGAGATCATACCAGTCCGGAAGCTCCAGCATTCATAGCATTCGGTTTTGGAGATGGAGGTGGAGGTCCTACATGGATTATGATGGAGAGGATTAAAACATACTCACGAGTGCCCGGAGCTCCTAGGATTATTCTCTCAGATCCTTATAAGTATTATGAGAGTATTAAGAATGTAAAGCTTCCCGTGTGGAGAGGTGAACTCTATCTAGAGACTCATAGAGGTACTTATTCTACTGGTTCGAAGATTAAGAGATATATTAGATTGATAGAGGAATCTTTAAAAGATCTCGAGGTCATATCCTTCATAAGAGGTAAATGTGTGGATTATAAGGATCTATGGCTGGAACTTTTAGAAGCAGAATTCCACGACATAGCCTCGGCAACGCTTATCAGAGAAGCATACGACCATTATATTGCAAGGCTGGAAAACCTGCTTAGAAGAATAAATGATGAGATTAGAAGGATTTCTAAAGAGATTATCTTGAGAGAGGGTGGTGTCACAGTATTCAACACACTGCCTTGGGAGAGAGAGGATGTGGTTCCTGGCAGGATTAGAGGTAGCATTCAGCAGATCATCGATGGAGTTGTATACTCGCTTGTAAAAGTTCCTCCTCTAGGGTTTAAAAGCTTTGAAGAGGGTGAGGGTTCTCATGCTGAAGATCTATATGCTGATGAGAGTAGAATCCGGAATAATATGATCGAGGTGAGTGCTGATGGGAGAGTGAGAGATCTTGTTTCAGAGATCGATCTGGTGAAGAGATCATATATTATAGCGTGTGAAGATATACCGGCTGAATGGGATGGATGGGATATAGATCCCTGGTATAAGAGAGTATGCACAGAGTTAAAACCTAGATCTTCTAAGATTTCCGAGAGAGGTCCTCTGAGAGCATGTCTAGATATAGAGTATTCATATGAAGATTCGAGTTTTACCGAGAAGATATGTGTTTGGAGACATAGCAGGAGAGTAGATATGATTCTCAGAGGTTTTATAAGAGAGAGGTTGACTCTCTTTAGAAAACTCTTCGAATTAGGATTCGAGCCTACAGATGCTAGAGCTGAGATACCTTATGGTGTTATAAGAAGAAGTATTAGAGCTGAGAATCCATGGGAAGATGCTAAGTTCGAGTTTCCAGTCTGGAGATGGCTTGACGTCTACTCCTCAGCTTATGGTCTTGCTATATTTAACAAGGGTAGAGCTGGGCATAGTATTGATGGAGGAGTTGTAGGACTCACACTTTTCAAGACACCGTTGTTCCCCAATCCTCATCTTGATATGGGATATGTAGAGGTGGAGTATAGCATTTATCCTCATGAGGGGGATTGGATGAGAGCTGAGATACCTAGAAGAGCTCTCGAATATCATAGACCTCTTATTGCTTCAAGAGGTTTCTCCGGTGAGAGAAGTCTTCTGAAGATTGATAAACCAAACATACTTCTTGAAACTATAAAATGCGCTGAAAATGCCCGAGGTTTTATAGCTAGGATGTGGGAGAGCTATGGAGGTGAGACAGTGCTAGATATAGAAGGTGTTGAGACAGATCTGATAGAGATGCATGAGAATAGAGTTAGAAAACTTTATTTCAAGCCGTTCGAGATTAAGAGTGTTATGATTAGAATATGA
- a CDS encoding TldD/PmbA family protein, which produces MSSIDLQLLVKKILDKGFEEVIISLNRINRTMVKIANSQPSVAQNWSESDFDIYLTKNKRILLSSFSVSSEEELLRELDRILELANVVEQSFLYSQIPDPDPRARPLEGLVKDSVLSFMEDPREASEILISKAHDEGAERIAGTIDGGVSERCIASSRDFEKCEKATFFTAYVRAFKGEGSGHWGFGGRDFTKRDIEEVASRATYYAIESNRRIMSVEPGSYDVILSPLVIGNFIDYISIALSGLSKILGTSFFYKNNPGDLVASELFTLREDPWRTDMLNSTGFDDEGVATMEKSIIEKGVLKTFLHNTKTARILETRTTGNAGWIQPRPWNLIIEKGDYEENEMIREIRRGILINNNWYTRYQNALEGVFSTVTRDALLIIENGEIIGSAKRVRIADKFPTLLRNIRGLGKRSYKVKWWEIRGSIETPYIYIEKVNITKPE; this is translated from the coding sequence TTGAGCTCTATAGATCTTCAGCTTCTCGTTAAAAAGATCCTTGATAAAGGCTTTGAAGAAGTTATAATATCTCTTAACAGGATCAACAGAACCATGGTTAAGATAGCGAATTCACAGCCTTCTGTGGCTCAGAACTGGAGTGAGAGTGATTTCGATATCTATCTAACTAAGAATAAGAGGATTCTTCTATCATCATTCTCAGTCTCATCAGAGGAAGAGCTTTTAAGAGAGCTTGACAGGATTCTCGAGCTTGCTAATGTAGTTGAACAATCATTCCTATACTCTCAAATACCAGATCCAGATCCTAGGGCTAGACCTCTAGAGGGTTTGGTCAAAGATTCTGTTCTCAGCTTCATGGAGGATCCTAGAGAAGCTTCAGAGATCCTAATAAGCAAAGCTCATGATGAAGGTGCTGAGAGAATTGCAGGAACTATAGATGGTGGTGTTAGCGAGAGATGTATTGCGAGTAGCAGAGATTTCGAGAAGTGTGAGAAGGCTACATTCTTCACAGCATACGTGAGAGCTTTCAAGGGAGAAGGCTCAGGACACTGGGGTTTTGGAGGGAGAGACTTCACGAAGAGAGATATCGAGGAGGTAGCTTCTAGAGCTACATACTATGCTATTGAATCCAATAGAAGAATCATGAGTGTAGAACCGGGATCCTATGATGTCATACTAAGTCCTCTTGTAATCGGTAATTTCATAGATTATATATCTATAGCTTTAAGCGGTTTAAGTAAGATTCTGGGTACTTCATTCTTCTATAAGAATAATCCAGGAGATCTGGTTGCGAGCGAGCTGTTCACATTGAGAGAGGATCCCTGGAGAACTGATATGCTTAACTCAACAGGTTTCGATGACGAGGGTGTTGCAACAATGGAGAAGAGCATAATAGAGAAGGGAGTGCTTAAAACCTTCCTTCACAATACGAAGACTGCGAGAATACTTGAGACTCGTACAACAGGTAATGCAGGATGGATTCAGCCTAGACCTTGGAATCTTATCATAGAGAAAGGAGATTATGAGGAGAACGAGATGATCCGTGAGATTAGAAGAGGGATTCTCATAAATAACAATTGGTATACAAGATATCAAAATGCTCTTGAAGGGGTTTTCTCTACTGTGACCAGAGATGCTCTGCTAATTATAGAGAATGGCGAGATAATAGGTTCTGCAAAGAGAGTGAGAATCGCAGATAAATTCCCAACTCTTCTAAGAAATATCAGAGGTCTTGGAAAGAGATCTTATAAGGTTAAGTGGTGGGAGATCAGAGGTTCTATAGAGACACCTTACATATACATTGAGAAGGTTAACATAACAAAACCCGAGTAA
- a CDS encoding TldD/PmbA family protein: MEDFLRYAVDHALSLGATYAEARYHSIEEFSLTTRNGLVISSGRSISRGIGVRVLVKGSLGFASTNTLDRESIRRAVEKAYANARSLSELVKVPLTLAPERVGVARYEVIQKKPLKNVSLEDKLALHKDIARNVSSVVKESKVASLLVVYGESIEEKMILNSDGAFIHSIIPRPYLFVNLSLAHPQKGSIQKMESFGGSGGYDILEAHRIVEEITELAGKMEKILLTGREPPKEPVDLVLGSEITGLAMHESVGHPLEADRVLGREAAQAGESYLKPDMIGERIGNKHGTVIDDPTIPGSYGFYLYDDEGVPARPKYLYKEGVVNELLHNRFTASIFRVRSNASARSMDHMSEPIVRMSNTYLEPGDMRFEELIEDIKYGIYIKSYMEWNIDDSRWGQRYGGLEAYEIVNGELRDFIRNPVVEFTTKTFFSSIVGKSRDLRFYAATCGKGEPSQGVPVWVGGPDVRLSKMRVGVIS; encoded by the coding sequence ATGGAGGATTTTCTCAGATACGCAGTAGATCATGCGTTAAGCCTTGGAGCTACTTATGCTGAAGCTAGATATCATTCTATTGAAGAGTTCAGTCTCACAACCAGAAATGGTCTTGTTATCAGTAGTGGTAGGAGCATTAGTAGAGGTATTGGTGTGAGAGTTCTTGTGAAAGGCTCTCTAGGATTTGCTTCTACCAATACTCTTGATAGAGAGAGTATTAGAAGAGCTGTTGAGAAAGCCTACGCCAATGCTAGATCTCTCTCTGAGCTTGTTAAAGTACCTCTCACACTAGCACCAGAGAGGGTTGGAGTTGCGAGATATGAAGTTATTCAGAAGAAGCCTTTGAAGAATGTGTCTCTCGAAGATAAGCTAGCTCTTCACAAGGATATTGCGAGAAATGTCTCATCGGTTGTGAAAGAGAGTAAGGTTGCATCACTTCTAGTTGTATATGGTGAGAGTATTGAGGAGAAGATGATCTTGAATAGTGATGGAGCATTTATCCACAGTATAATACCTAGACCTTATCTCTTTGTTAACCTATCACTTGCTCATCCTCAGAAGGGTAGTATTCAGAAGATGGAAAGCTTCGGAGGATCTGGAGGTTATGATATTCTAGAAGCTCATAGGATAGTAGAGGAGATCACAGAACTTGCTGGGAAGATGGAGAAGATATTGTTAACAGGTAGAGAACCTCCTAAGGAGCCTGTGGATCTTGTTCTAGGATCTGAGATCACAGGACTTGCAATGCACGAATCGGTAGGACATCCTCTTGAAGCTGATAGAGTTCTCGGAAGAGAAGCTGCTCAAGCTGGTGAGAGTTATCTCAAGCCTGATATGATTGGTGAGAGAATTGGAAATAAGCATGGAACCGTTATAGATGATCCTACTATTCCAGGTTCTTACGGATTCTACCTCTACGATGATGAGGGTGTTCCTGCAAGACCTAAGTACTTGTATAAGGAAGGTGTTGTGAATGAGCTTCTTCATAATAGATTTACAGCATCTATCTTCAGAGTTAGAAGTAATGCTTCAGCGAGATCTATGGATCACATGTCTGAACCTATTGTCAGAATGAGCAACACCTATCTAGAGCCAGGTGATATGAGGTTTGAGGAGTTAATCGAAGATATAAAGTATGGGATCTATATAAAAAGCTATATGGAGTGGAATATAGATGACAGCAGATGGGGTCAGAGATATGGGGGCTTAGAAGCATATGAGATAGTAAATGGAGAACTCAGAGATTTCATAAGAAATCCTGTAGTCGAGTTCACGACAAAAACATTCTTCTCGAGCATAGTTGGGAAGAGTAGAGATCTAAGGTTTTATGCAGCAACATGTGGTAAGGGAGAGCCTTCGCAGGGAGTTCCTGTATGGGTTGGAGGACCTGATGTAAGGCTTTCTAAGATGAGGGTAGGGGTGATAAGTTGA
- a CDS encoding NAD-dependent epimerase/dehydratase family protein, producing the protein MRILVTGSCGQIGSELVPFLRNLYGVESIVATDIDESCLREKFCKPVEKLDVRSRADIDSIIRKYEIEGVVHLAAILSAKGERDPELAWRVNAEGTYNILDEARARDLKMVFIPSSIAVYGPETPDHPDEMAVARPKTMYGITKLLAEMLGEYYHARYGLDVRGLRLPGVISWRMKPGGGTTDYAVEAFYEAVSRGEYVFWVRADTRLPMIYMPDVLRAFKMLIEADRRRLTISFYNVQGMSFSAEELYNAIRRRIPWFKARFEPDPARQRIADSWPKSIDDKRARVDWGWYPEWDLERMTDDMIENIKRMLEAGKELRL; encoded by the coding sequence TTGAGAATTCTGGTCACAGGATCTTGTGGGCAGATAGGTAGTGAGCTCGTACCTTTTCTCAGGAATCTTTACGGTGTTGAGAGTATTGTTGCAACCGATATAGATGAGTCTTGTCTTAGAGAGAAGTTCTGCAAACCTGTTGAAAAACTTGATGTGAGAAGCAGAGCTGATATAGATAGTATAATCAGGAAATACGAGATCGAGGGTGTAGTGCATCTAGCAGCGATACTCTCTGCCAAGGGTGAGAGAGATCCTGAACTAGCTTGGAGAGTTAATGCTGAAGGCACTTACAATATATTAGATGAAGCTCGTGCAAGAGATCTTAAGATGGTGTTCATACCAAGTTCTATAGCTGTTTACGGTCCTGAAACACCTGATCATCCTGATGAAATGGCTGTAGCCAGGCCTAAAACCATGTATGGTATTACGAAGCTTCTAGCTGAAATGCTTGGAGAGTATTACCATGCGAGATATGGATTGGATGTGAGAGGTCTAAGACTTCCCGGTGTCATCAGCTGGAGGATGAAACCTGGTGGTGGGACTACGGATTATGCTGTGGAGGCATTCTATGAAGCTGTTTCGAGAGGTGAGTATGTTTTCTGGGTTAGAGCTGATACGAGGCTGCCCATGATATACATGCCTGATGTTCTCAGAGCTTTTAAAATGCTTATAGAGGCTGATAGAAGAAGGCTTACAATATCGTTCTATAATGTTCAGGGGATGAGTTTCTCGGCTGAGGAGCTTTATAATGCTATTAGAAGAAGAATCCCATGGTTTAAAGCCAGGTTTGAGCCAGATCCTGCTAGACAGAGAATAGCTGATTCATGGCCTAAGAGTATTGATGATAAAAGAGCTAGAGTTGATTGGGGCTGGTATCCTGAGTGGGATCTTGAGAGAATGACTGATGACATGATTGAGAATATAAAGAGAATGCTTGAGGCTGGGAAAGAGCTTAGGTTGTGA
- a CDS encoding DUF2070 family protein encodes MDRLSGYRDLEDFLREQYSKLFNLPRKLLLISAYFASITIISILSYTQSGRIENLFSVLGSSILYLLLITIFFNNLEDNSMGLKRILGVAVFSILPYTLLSWIPYMLHKPVYSVFSLSSAMIFLIRYIFWEGIVSSIVIALIIGSLAGFIASASFSIEVLLSLASLSFLSILIMLLFVVFIEAIGRSSGLKAFKLGRGFIRSWIFDDNRYIEEALLEDSKPEDIEIKTLILEGDENRILLIHPGFHFGPFRRVGSSDAVYVFDQELRDIGSTLVFHTTGTHDRNIVKREFVETIAQQYKKEIMRTLRESSREERISVGRDDGRDGWGVYRIGSDRCLSLMIYNREGADDLPRELEEDISKSFEEEILVGVVDTHSMYGRKIHDLESLRTLLIESIRRHLNDSRSFFRVGYGESHMRNLCGGVCSGLVKALVIETDHGRDVVVYIYGNNMIISSNERIVEELKRRGFRDVLIVTPDDHSCAAVSTGDPYTAVKLCSELVNAINEAVDIALRRMSKGRIACSKHVFREIPVMGSTVWSYIKGLERLGPLTPRLWLLFLIASVTPILVI; translated from the coding sequence TTGGATCGGCTTAGTGGATATAGGGATCTAGAGGATTTCCTAAGAGAACAGTACTCTAAGCTATTCAATCTACCTAGAAAGCTTCTTCTCATATCAGCATATTTTGCATCAATCACGATAATATCTATCTTGTCTTATACTCAGTCTGGAAGAATCGAGAACCTATTCAGTGTTCTAGGCTCTTCTATCTTGTATCTGCTTCTGATAACGATCTTTTTCAACAATCTAGAGGATAATAGTATGGGTTTAAAGAGGATACTAGGTGTTGCTGTATTCTCTATCCTACCCTACACATTGCTTTCATGGATTCCTTACATGCTTCACAAGCCTGTTTATAGTGTGTTCTCACTTTCATCAGCCATGATCTTTTTGATCAGATATATATTTTGGGAGGGCATTGTGAGCTCTATAGTGATAGCTCTGATAATAGGATCTCTAGCAGGATTCATAGCTTCTGCATCTTTCTCTATAGAGGTTCTACTATCACTCGCAAGCCTCTCCTTCTTATCGATATTGATAATGCTGTTATTTGTAGTATTCATAGAAGCTATAGGAAGATCTAGCGGTCTTAAAGCTTTTAAACTAGGCAGAGGTTTTATAAGAAGCTGGATCTTCGATGACAATAGATATATAGAGGAAGCACTTCTAGAAGATTCAAAGCCCGAAGATATAGAGATAAAAACATTAATACTCGAAGGAGATGAAAATAGGATTCTTCTCATACATCCCGGATTTCATTTCGGACCTTTCAGAAGAGTAGGTTCTTCAGATGCCGTATATGTATTCGATCAAGAGCTCAGAGACATAGGATCAACTCTTGTGTTCCACACAACAGGAACTCATGATAGGAATATTGTTAAGAGAGAGTTTGTGGAAACGATTGCTCAACAGTATAAAAAAGAGATCATGAGAACTCTTAGAGAGAGTTCTCGAGAGGAGAGGATCTCGGTTGGAAGAGATGATGGAAGAGATGGGTGGGGTGTTTATAGGATCGGAAGTGATAGATGTTTAAGCCTCATGATTTATAACAGAGAAGGCGCAGATGATCTTCCTAGAGAACTCGAAGAAGATATATCGAAGAGCTTTGAAGAAGAAATTCTAGTAGGAGTTGTAGATACACATAGTATGTATGGGAGGAAGATACATGATCTTGAGAGTTTAAGAACTCTACTCATAGAATCAATTAGAAGACATCTGAATGATTCGAGAAGTTTTTTCAGGGTAGGCTATGGAGAATCTCATATGAGAAACCTATGTGGTGGCGTTTGTAGCGGTCTTGTTAAAGCTCTTGTCATCGAGACAGATCATGGGAGGGATGTGGTAGTCTACATATACGGGAATAACATGATTATCTCTTCTAATGAGAGGATCGTAGAAGAGCTCAAGAGAAGAGGTTTTAGAGATGTTCTCATAGTAACACCTGATGATCATAGTTGTGCCGCTGTAAGCACAGGAGACCCTTACACAGCTGTCAAACTATGCAGCGAGCTTGTTAACGCGATTAACGAGGCTGTAGATATAGCACTTAGAAGAATGAGTAAGGGAAGGATCGCTTGCAGTAAGCATGTCTTTAGAGAGATACCTGTGATGGGGTCGACTGTATGGAGCTATATAAAAGGCTTAGAAAGACTCGGACCTTTAACTCCCAGGCTGTGGCTACTGTTCCTAATAGCATCAGTAACTCCTATTCTTGTGATCTGA
- a CDS encoding YbaK/EbsC family protein, producing the protein MSIERFIRCISSLGIWYKHIVLDKSTRTAREAAEALGISISRIIKTILLVDDRGRFYVAIVPGDKRVDLEKIRILTKSRIIRLANNEEILRITGFEAGALPPICIDGITRFFIDSEVLKNETVLGGGGTVNSLIEIKPYDIVRASNAIVDNISEHK; encoded by the coding sequence ATGAGTATTGAGAGATTTATAAGATGCATCAGCTCTCTAGGGATCTGGTATAAACATATAGTTCTAGATAAGAGTACTAGAACTGCTAGAGAAGCTGCGGAAGCTCTTGGAATAAGTATTAGTAGGATTATAAAGACCATCCTATTAGTAGATGATAGAGGTAGATTTTACGTAGCAATAGTACCAGGAGATAAGAGAGTAGATCTTGAGAAGATCAGAATTCTCACTAAGAGTAGAATTATCAGACTTGCAAATAATGAAGAGATCCTTAGAATCACAGGATTCGAAGCAGGAGCTCTCCCACCTATATGCATAGATGGTATAACAAGGTTCTTCATAGATTCAGAGGTTCTCAAGAACGAAACAGTGTTAGGAGGTGGAGGAACAGTGAATTCTCTGATAGAGATTAAACCCTACGACATTGTAAGAGCGAGTAACGCGATCGTTGATAACATATCAGAGCATAAGTAG